The following are from one region of the Yoonia sp. R2331 genome:
- a CDS encoding DUF692 family multinuclear iron-containing protein has translation MFDAPQNTLPAKPGVGYKPQHYSDITTSPGPLGWLEVHAENYMGDGGRPIAQLRHLSEQFPISVHGVGLSIGGEGRLDPDHLARLKHLVGWLNPASFSEHLAWSTHDSHFLNDLLPLPYTPATVARVADHIDEVQNVLGRQMLLENPSSYLAFAESEMSETDFLREVVARTGCGLLLDVNNVFVSATNLGFTPQGYIDSFPLDKVGEIHLGGHDEDHDDHGAPLLIDSHGREVADPVWALLDYTLAKTGPRPLLIEWDTDVPEWPVLAAEVDRAAAALDLVPA, from the coding sequence ATGTTTGATGCGCCGCAAAACACTCTGCCAGCCAAACCCGGTGTCGGCTACAAACCCCAGCATTACAGCGATATTACCACGTCACCCGGCCCCTTGGGCTGGCTTGAGGTCCACGCCGAAAACTATATGGGTGACGGTGGCCGCCCGATTGCGCAACTGCGCCACCTTTCCGAACAATTCCCGATCTCTGTGCATGGTGTTGGCCTGTCGATCGGCGGCGAAGGCCGCCTTGATCCGGACCACCTTGCCCGTCTGAAACATCTGGTGGGCTGGCTGAACCCGGCCAGCTTTTCGGAACATTTGGCGTGGTCCACCCACGACAGCCATTTCCTGAACGACCTGCTGCCCCTGCCCTATACGCCCGCCACCGTGGCCCGCGTCGCGGACCACATTGATGAGGTGCAGAATGTGCTGGGCCGTCAGATGCTGCTGGAAAACCCGTCCAGCTACCTCGCCTTTGCGGAAAGCGAGATGTCCGAGACCGATTTCCTGCGCGAGGTTGTGGCCCGCACCGGCTGTGGCCTGTTGCTCGACGTCAACAATGTCTTCGTCAGCGCCACCAATCTGGGCTTCACCCCGCAGGGCTATATCGACAGCTTTCCCCTTGATAAGGTGGGTGAAATCCATCTGGGCGGCCATGATGAAGACCACGACGATCACGGCGCGCCGCTGCTGATCGACAGCCATGGACGCGAAGTGGCAGATCCGGTTTGGGCGCTGCTGGACTATACGCTCGCCAAGACCGGCCCCCGGCCCTTGCTGATCGAATGGGACACCGATGTGCCTGAATGGCCGGTGCTGGCCGCTGAGGTTGACCGCGCCGCTGCCGCATTGGACCTGGTGCCCGCATGA
- a CDS encoding DUF2063 domain-containing protein — protein MIVTQTEFTAGILDPSLPAPEGLQDGTGAPTSKRFDVYRNNVAVSLTDALISAFPVIYKLVGDAFFRAMSGVYLRTHLPDTALMMYYGDKMPQFLKRFGPAQSLPYLPDVARLEIAMRESYHAADAAPVSADALSAIAPDALMGTKLTLSPAIRVIRSSHPIYGLWQANMITDAPKPVKQGENVLITRTAFDPTQHLISDADAEFLAALQAGHALGVAMSKAGPEFDLGAMLGLLLRQGALTEIS, from the coding sequence ATGATCGTCACGCAAACGGAGTTTACGGCGGGGATACTGGACCCCAGCTTGCCCGCACCCGAAGGCCTGCAAGATGGCACTGGTGCGCCCACGTCCAAGCGGTTTGATGTCTACCGCAACAATGTTGCCGTCAGCCTGACCGATGCGCTGATCAGCGCCTTTCCGGTGATCTACAAGCTGGTCGGTGATGCGTTTTTTCGTGCAATGTCAGGCGTTTATCTACGCACCCACCTGCCTGACACCGCATTGATGATGTACTATGGCGATAAGATGCCGCAGTTTCTCAAACGGTTTGGCCCGGCACAATCCCTGCCCTATCTGCCCGATGTGGCGCGATTGGAAATCGCGATGCGCGAAAGCTATCACGCAGCAGACGCAGCACCTGTGTCAGCCGACGCATTGTCCGCCATTGCGCCCGATGCGCTGATGGGGACCAAGTTGACCCTATCTCCCGCGATCCGGGTGATCCGGTCCAGCCATCCGATCTACGGTCTGTGGCAGGCCAACATGATCACTGATGCGCCAAAACCGGTCAAACAGGGTGAAAACGTGCTGATTACCCGCACTGCATTTGACCCCACGCAGCATCTGATCAGCGATGCCGACGCCGAATTTCTGGCCGCGTTGCAGGCTGGTCACGCGCTTGGCGTGGCCATGTCCAAGGCGGGGCCGGAATTTGACCTGGGCGCTATGCTGGGTCTGTTGCTGCGCCAGGGCGCGCTGACCGAAATATCCTGA
- a CDS encoding DoxX family protein, with the protein MFTLIDRTYRSLNRLGDSLLPLLARLVFAGVLFMYYINSGLTKLGDGIAGLWTPSLGAYAQIFPKQMEAVGYDVSQLPGYSTIIVLAGTWAEFILPVLIIVGLLTRPAALGMIGFVVVQSLTDIIGHGAEAGTWFDGSSDSLIMDQRSLWVLLLLILVFKGAGWLSLDRLINGRGADPVV; encoded by the coding sequence ATGTTTACCTTAATTGACCGCACCTATCGGTCACTGAACCGGCTTGGCGACAGTCTTTTGCCGCTCTTGGCGCGGCTGGTCTTTGCCGGTGTGCTGTTCATGTATTACATCAATTCCGGCCTGACCAAGCTGGGCGACGGGATCGCGGGCCTGTGGACGCCATCACTGGGGGCCTACGCGCAGATCTTCCCCAAACAGATGGAAGCTGTCGGCTATGATGTCAGCCAATTGCCCGGCTACAGCACCATCATCGTGCTGGCGGGAACATGGGCAGAGTTCATTCTGCCGGTTCTGATCATTGTCGGCCTGCTGACGCGGCCCGCGGCACTGGGGATGATCGGATTTGTGGTCGTGCAAAGCCTGACCGACATCATTGGTCACGGCGCCGAAGCTGGGACGTGGTTCGATGGTAGCTCAGATTCGTTAATTATGGATCAACGCAGCCTTTGGGTGCTGCTGTTGCTGATCCTGGTCTTCAAAGGTGCCGGCTGGCTGTCGCTTGACCGGTTGATCAATGGGCGCGGGGCTGATCCGGTTGTCTAG
- a CDS encoding arsenate reductase family protein, whose amino-acid sequence MRFFGLKSCDTCRKALKSLRAAGIDPKVIDVRADGLTDDDITAIVNAFGAAVINKASTTWRNLNEDEKANDPSDLLRDHPTLMKRPVIEDDGWTMGWKADVQATHLGT is encoded by the coding sequence GTGCGATTTTTTGGGCTGAAATCCTGTGACACCTGCCGCAAAGCGTTGAAATCGCTGCGCGCCGCCGGGATTGACCCCAAGGTGATCGACGTGCGGGCCGACGGGTTAACAGATGATGACATCACCGCAATCGTTAACGCCTTCGGTGCGGCAGTTATTAACAAAGCTTCGACCACGTGGCGAAATCTTAACGAAGACGAGAAAGCTAATGATCCCAGTGACTTGCTGCGCGATCATCCGACCCTTATGAAACGCCCCGTGATCGAAGATGACGGTTGGACGATGGGCTGGAAAGCTGACGTTCAGGCAACGCACCTTGGAACCTAA